Proteins from a single region of Primulina tabacum isolate GXHZ01 chromosome 5, ASM2559414v2, whole genome shotgun sequence:
- the LOC142545130 gene encoding guanine nucleotide-binding protein alpha-1 subunit-like isoform X3, which yields MKILSRHQHSQADSEEHEQTAEIERRIDRETKAETHIQKLLLLGAGDSGKSTIFKQIKLVFQSGFDEAELKGYIPVIHANVYQTIKILHDGSKELSQTVSDSTKFIISDENKQIGEKVSEIGSGFDCPTLTKELANEIEALWKDSAIQETYSHGHELQVPDCVHYFMENLQRLSVSDYIPTKEDVLHARVRTTGVVEIQFSPVGENKKSGEIYRLFDVGGQRNERRKWIHLFEGVAAVIFCAAISDYDQTLFENDNKNRMMETKELFEWVLKQPCFEKTSFMLFLNKFDLFEKKILNVPLNVCGWFKDYQPVSTGKQEIENAYEFVKKKFEELYFQSTTPDRVDRVFKIYRTTALDQKLVKKTFKLVDETLRRRNLFEAGLL from the exons ATGAAAATTTTGAG TAGACACCAACATAGTCAAGCTGATTCTGAAGAGCATGAGCAG ACTGCTGAAATAGAGAGGAGAATCGACCGAGAAACCAAGGCAGAGACGCATATTCAGAAACTGCTACTACTTG GTGCTGGAGATTCTGGGAAGTCCACTATTTTCAAGCAG ATAAAACTTGTGTTTCAGAGTGGGTTTGATGAGGCCGAGCTTAAAGGATACATCCCTGTAATTCATGCCAATGTTTATCAGACAATAAAA ATTTTACACGATGGATCAAAGGAATTGTCTCAAACTGTGTCAGATTCCACGAAGTTCATCATATCTGATGAAAATAAG CAAATTGGGGAGAAAGTCTCAGAAATTGGTAGTGGGTTTGATTGTCCAACTCTAACCAAAGAACTTGCCAATGAGATAGAAGCTCTCTGGAAAGATAGTGCCATACAG GAAACATATTCCCATGGTCATGAACTTCAGGTTCCAGATTGTGTccattattttatggaaaattTGCAAAGATTGTCAGTTTCGGACTACATTCCTACAAAG GAGGATGTTCTTCATGCCAGGGTTCGGACAACTGGTGTTGTAGAAATCCAGTTCAG CCCAGTTGGAGAGAACAAAAAAAGTGGTGAAATATATCGGCTCTTTGATGTTGGTGGCCAGAGAAATGAAAGAAGAAAATGGATTCACCTATTTGAGGGTGTTGCAGCTGTGATATTTTGTGCAGCTATCAGTGA TTATGATCAAACTCTCTTTGAGAATGATAACAAGAATAGGATGATGGAGACAAAAGAACTCTTTGAGTGGGTCCTAAAGCAGCCTTGCTTCGAG AAAACATCTTTCATGCTATTTCTCAATAAATTCGATTTATTTGAAAAGAAGATTCTGAAC GTCCCATTGAATGTATGTGGGTGGTTCAAGGATTATCAGCCAGTTTCAACTGGAAAACAAGAAATCGAGAATGCATACGA gtttgtgaagaaaaaatttGAGGAACTGTATTTCCAGAGCACTACTCCTGACCGTGTAGATCGGGTCTTTAAGATCTATAGAACTACAGCCCTAGATCAGAAACTTGTGAAGAAGACTTTCAAGCTTGTTGACGAGACGTTGAGACGAAGAAATCTATTTGAAGCAGGTCTGCTGTAA
- the LOC142545130 gene encoding guanine nucleotide-binding protein alpha-1 subunit-like isoform X2: MGLICSRHQHSQADSEEHEQTAEIERRIDRETKAETHIQKLLLLGAGDSGKSTIFKQIKLVFQSGFDEAELKGYIPVIHANVYQTIKILHDGSKELSQTVSDSTKFIISDENKQIGEKVSEIGSGFDCPTLTKELANEIEALWKDSAIQETYSHGHELQVPDCVHYFMENLQRLSVSDYIPTKEDVLHARVRTTGVVEIQFSPVGENKKSGEIYRLFDVGGQRNERRKWIHLFEGVAAVIFCAAISDYDQTLFENDNKNRMMETKELFEWVLKQPCFEKTSFMLFLNKFDLFEKKILNVPLNVCGWFKDYQPVSTGKQEIENAYEFVKKKFEELYFQSTTPDRVDRVFKIYRTTALDQKLVKKTFKLVDETLRRRNLFEAGLL, translated from the exons ATGGGCTTAATCTGCAGTAGACACCAACATAGTCAAGCTGATTCTGAAGAGCATGAGCAG ACTGCTGAAATAGAGAGGAGAATCGACCGAGAAACCAAGGCAGAGACGCATATTCAGAAACTGCTACTACTTG GTGCTGGAGATTCTGGGAAGTCCACTATTTTCAAGCAG ATAAAACTTGTGTTTCAGAGTGGGTTTGATGAGGCCGAGCTTAAAGGATACATCCCTGTAATTCATGCCAATGTTTATCAGACAATAAAA ATTTTACACGATGGATCAAAGGAATTGTCTCAAACTGTGTCAGATTCCACGAAGTTCATCATATCTGATGAAAATAAG CAAATTGGGGAGAAAGTCTCAGAAATTGGTAGTGGGTTTGATTGTCCAACTCTAACCAAAGAACTTGCCAATGAGATAGAAGCTCTCTGGAAAGATAGTGCCATACAG GAAACATATTCCCATGGTCATGAACTTCAGGTTCCAGATTGTGTccattattttatggaaaattTGCAAAGATTGTCAGTTTCGGACTACATTCCTACAAAG GAGGATGTTCTTCATGCCAGGGTTCGGACAACTGGTGTTGTAGAAATCCAGTTCAG CCCAGTTGGAGAGAACAAAAAAAGTGGTGAAATATATCGGCTCTTTGATGTTGGTGGCCAGAGAAATGAAAGAAGAAAATGGATTCACCTATTTGAGGGTGTTGCAGCTGTGATATTTTGTGCAGCTATCAGTGA TTATGATCAAACTCTCTTTGAGAATGATAACAAGAATAGGATGATGGAGACAAAAGAACTCTTTGAGTGGGTCCTAAAGCAGCCTTGCTTCGAG AAAACATCTTTCATGCTATTTCTCAATAAATTCGATTTATTTGAAAAGAAGATTCTGAAC GTCCCATTGAATGTATGTGGGTGGTTCAAGGATTATCAGCCAGTTTCAACTGGAAAACAAGAAATCGAGAATGCATACGA gtttgtgaagaaaaaatttGAGGAACTGTATTTCCAGAGCACTACTCCTGACCGTGTAGATCGGGTCTTTAAGATCTATAGAACTACAGCCCTAGATCAGAAACTTGTGAAGAAGACTTTCAAGCTTGTTGACGAGACGTTGAGACGAAGAAATCTATTTGAAGCAGGTCTGCTGTAA
- the LOC142545133 gene encoding cytochrome b561, DM13 and DOMON domain-containing protein At5g54830: MHLLAQVRFSGSLSMAPSRLLLFWFFMHFSYSDPGSDCPRTNTSLLNFTSQFTMVQHQLRGVVSLIDDCSFRVSQFDMLSGSDVHWWGALGDDLQNLTKGFLVSDSILNQTYKNNTFIVSLRKNVSWDQVKVLAVWDIPTASDFGHVVLSNYSVKESSNLSYDEQPTMFENCRVLSDNYRIRWSYKEGEDAVDIGLEAAIKIQDYMAFGWANPNASGSFMVGGDVAVTGFKGDGMPFADDYYITQYSECMSNDDGNVQGVCPDAMYEANDPGQMNNTMLIYGHRKDGVSFIRYRRPLKSTDHKYDLQVDPNEKMNVIWAIGPIKPPDSLRPYFLPQNHGGSYGHLRFNLSENINECLGPLDAEEKEDQDLVIANKKEPLVVATGPALHYPNPPNPSKVLYINKKESPLLRVERGVPVKFSIQAGHDVALYITSDPIGGNATSRNMSEVIYFGGPEAEGVQASPTELTWSPDRNTPDLVYYQSLFTPKMGWKVQVVDGGLPDMYSSSVSLDDQQVMFFWTLSENSISIAARGERKSGYLAIGFGRGMVNSYTYVGWVDGSGKGRVNTYWINGREASSVHPTNENLTHVRCKSENGIITLEFTRSFNPLCDRNERKECNNIIDPSTPLKVIWAMGTQWSDDLSVRNMHFSTSKRPMSVLLMHGSAEAEEDLRPVLAVHGFMMFLAWGILLPGGILAARYLKHVKGDGWFQIHVYLQYSGLAIIFLGFLFAVAELRGLTFDSLHVKFGMLAILLAVAQPVNAYVRPKKPASGEEISSKREIWEYAHFIIGRCAILVGIAALISGMKHLGERYGDENVHGLSWALIVWFLIGALTVMYLEYREMKRRRESIFGRSSFVMENVDEEDTDLLSTSRVATDKESHSSNRMEIQLEPLSR; the protein is encoded by the coding sequence ATGCATTTGCTTGCCCAAGTCCGTTTCTCTGGATCTCTCTCCATGGCCCCATCAAGACTCCTCCTTTTTTGGTTTTTTATGCATTTCTCATACTCGGATCCGGGCTCGGATTGCCCCCGGACCAACACTTCCCTTCTCAACTTCACATCCCAATTCACCATGGTACAACACCAGCTGCGCGGTGTAGTATCCCTTATTGATGATTGTTCTTTTAGAGTTTCACAATTTGATATGCTATCCGGATCCGACGTCCACTGGTGGGGAGCTTTAGGGGATGATCTCCAGAATCTCACCAAGGGTTTTCTCGTTTCTGATTCAATATTGAATCAGACTTACAAAAACAATACCTTTATTGTTAGTTTGCGGAAAAACGTTTCTTGGGATCAGGTTAAAGTTCTTGCTGTTTGGGATATCCCCACAGCTTCAGATTTTGGACATGTAGTGTTGAGTAATTACTCTGTAAAGGAAAGCTCAAATCTATCATATGATGAGCAACCAACCATGTTTGAGAATTGTAGAGTGTTGTCTGATAATTATAGGATTAGGTGGAGTTATAAGGAAGGGGAGGATGCTGTTGATATTGGGTTGGAGGCtgcaattaaaatacaggatTATATGGCTTTTGGGTGGGCGAACCCCAATGCTTCGGGTTCTTTTATGGTTGGTGGTGATGTAGCAGTCACAGGATTTAAGGGGGATGGAATGCCATTTGCTGATGATTATTATATAACGCAGTATAGTGAATGTATGTCAAATGATGATGGGAATGTTCAGGGGGTTTGTCCAGATGCTATGTATGAAGCTAATGATCCCGGACAGATGAATAATACAATGTTGATTTATGGGCATAGGAAGGATGGAGTGTCGTTTATTAGATATAGGAGACCATTGAAGTCCACCGATCACAAATATGATCTGCAGGTTGATCCCAATGAGAAGATGAATGTTATATGGGCAATAGGACCAATTAAGCCACCTGATAGTTTACGCCCGTACTTTCTTCCGCAAAATCATGGTGGGAGTTATGGTCACTTGAGGTTCAACCTATCTGAGAATATAAACGAATGCTTGGGACCTTTGGATGCTGAAGAGAAGGAGGATCAAGATCTTGTCATCGCAAATAAAAAGGAGCCACTTGTTGTAGCAACAGGCCCAGCCTTGCATTACCCAAATCCTCCGAATCCTTCTAAAGTTCTTTATATTAACAAGAAAGAAAGTCCTCTTCTGAGAGTGGAGAGGGGAGTGCCTGTGAAATTTTCAATACAGGCTGGACATGATGTGGCGTTATATATCACTTCTGATCCTATCGGTGGTAACGCGACTTCAAGAAACATGTCCGAGGTTATATATTTCGGTGGACCAGAAGCTGAAGGAGTTCAAGCCAGTCCTACTGAATTGACTTGGTCACCTGATCGCAACACGCCTGATCTTGTTTACTACCAGTCTCTTTTCACACCAAAGATGGGCTGGAAAGTTCAAGTGGTCGATGGAGGTTTACCAGATATGTACAGTAGTAGTGTTTCTTTGGATGATCAGCAAGTCATGTTTTTCTGGACATTGTCAGAGAACTCAATATCTATTGCAGCTAGAGGTGAGAGAAAAAGTGGCTATCTAGCAATTGGTTTTGGTCGTGGAATGGTAAACAGCTATACTTATGTGGGCTGGGTTGATGGAAGTGGCAAAGGAAGGGTGAATACCTATTGGATCAATGGAAGGGAAGCTTCAAGTGTGCATCCAACGAACGAGAATTTGACACATGTGAGATGCAAATCCGAAAATGGTATTATCACCCTGGAGTTCACTCGATCTTTTAATCCTTTGTGCGATCGGAATGAAAGAAAAGAATGCAACAACATTATCGATCCTTCGACTCCTCTAAAAGTTATCTGGGCTATGGGAACCCAATGGTCAGATGATTTAAGTGTGAGAAATATGCATTTTTCCACGAGCAAGAGACCAATGAGTGTGCTGCTTATGCATGGCTCTGCGGAGGCTGAGGAGGACTTGCGGCCTGTTCTAGCCGTACATGGCTTCATGATGTTCCTGGCCTGGGGTATTTTGCTTCCTGGTGGAATTCTGGCAGCTAGGTACTTGAAGCATGTAAAGGGTGATGGTTGGTTTCAGATTCATGTTTACCTGCAGTACTCTGGATTAGCAATAATTTTCCTTGGTTTTCTGTTTGCTGTTGCTGAGCTCCGGGGTCTAACTTTCGATTCATTGCACGTTAAGTTTGGAATGTTGGCTATATTGCTAGCGGTAGCACAACCTGTGAATGCTTACGTGAGACCTAAGAAGCCAGCTAGTGGTGAGGAGATATCTTCAAAGCGAGAGATTTGGGAGTATGCTCATTTTATAATTGGCAGATGTGCGATACTTGTTGGAATTGCTGCTCTTATTAGCGGAATGAAACATTTAGGGGAGAGGTATGGAGATGAAAATGTTCATGGCCTAAGCTGGGCACTGATAGTTTGGTTCTTGATAGGTGCCTTAACTGTAATGTATTTGGAGTATCGTGAGATGAAGAGAAGGCGGGAAAGTATATTTGGAAGAAGCAGTTTTGTGATGGAAAATGTAGATGAGGAAGATACTGATCTCTTGAGCACAAGTCGGGTGGCGACAGACAAGGAATCACATTCTTCCAATAGAATGGAGATCCAGTTAGAACCATTGAGTAGATAG
- the LOC142545130 gene encoding guanine nucleotide-binding protein alpha-1 subunit-like isoform X1 yields the protein MRRSCICRHQHSQADSEEHEQTAEIERRIDRETKAETHIQKLLLLGAGDSGKSTIFKQIKLVFQSGFDEAELKGYIPVIHANVYQTIKILHDGSKELSQTVSDSTKFIISDENKQIGEKVSEIGSGFDCPTLTKELANEIEALWKDSAIQETYSHGHELQVPDCVHYFMENLQRLSVSDYIPTKEDVLHARVRTTGVVEIQFSPVGENKKSGEIYRLFDVGGQRNERRKWIHLFEGVAAVIFCAAISDYDQTLFENDNKNRMMETKELFEWVLKQPCFEKTSFMLFLNKFDLFEKKILNVPLNVCGWFKDYQPVSTGKQEIENAYEFVKKKFEELYFQSTTPDRVDRVFKIYRTTALDQKLVKKTFKLVDETLRRRNLFEAGLL from the exons ATGCGAAGAAGCTGCATTTG TAGACACCAACATAGTCAAGCTGATTCTGAAGAGCATGAGCAG ACTGCTGAAATAGAGAGGAGAATCGACCGAGAAACCAAGGCAGAGACGCATATTCAGAAACTGCTACTACTTG GTGCTGGAGATTCTGGGAAGTCCACTATTTTCAAGCAG ATAAAACTTGTGTTTCAGAGTGGGTTTGATGAGGCCGAGCTTAAAGGATACATCCCTGTAATTCATGCCAATGTTTATCAGACAATAAAA ATTTTACACGATGGATCAAAGGAATTGTCTCAAACTGTGTCAGATTCCACGAAGTTCATCATATCTGATGAAAATAAG CAAATTGGGGAGAAAGTCTCAGAAATTGGTAGTGGGTTTGATTGTCCAACTCTAACCAAAGAACTTGCCAATGAGATAGAAGCTCTCTGGAAAGATAGTGCCATACAG GAAACATATTCCCATGGTCATGAACTTCAGGTTCCAGATTGTGTccattattttatggaaaattTGCAAAGATTGTCAGTTTCGGACTACATTCCTACAAAG GAGGATGTTCTTCATGCCAGGGTTCGGACAACTGGTGTTGTAGAAATCCAGTTCAG CCCAGTTGGAGAGAACAAAAAAAGTGGTGAAATATATCGGCTCTTTGATGTTGGTGGCCAGAGAAATGAAAGAAGAAAATGGATTCACCTATTTGAGGGTGTTGCAGCTGTGATATTTTGTGCAGCTATCAGTGA TTATGATCAAACTCTCTTTGAGAATGATAACAAGAATAGGATGATGGAGACAAAAGAACTCTTTGAGTGGGTCCTAAAGCAGCCTTGCTTCGAG AAAACATCTTTCATGCTATTTCTCAATAAATTCGATTTATTTGAAAAGAAGATTCTGAAC GTCCCATTGAATGTATGTGGGTGGTTCAAGGATTATCAGCCAGTTTCAACTGGAAAACAAGAAATCGAGAATGCATACGA gtttgtgaagaaaaaatttGAGGAACTGTATTTCCAGAGCACTACTCCTGACCGTGTAGATCGGGTCTTTAAGATCTATAGAACTACAGCCCTAGATCAGAAACTTGTGAAGAAGACTTTCAAGCTTGTTGACGAGACGTTGAGACGAAGAAATCTATTTGAAGCAGGTCTGCTGTAA